From the Flavimarina sp. Hel_I_48 genome, one window contains:
- a CDS encoding SusC/RagA family TonB-linked outer membrane protein, producing the protein MRSILKGLSFLFLFASFTSFAQNTVSGTITEASTNQPIPGVNILVQNTTNGVTTDFDGNYTLTGINNGDVIEFSFVGFKTQTIPFTGQPNIDVSLAEDAAELEAVVVVGYGTTTKKDLTGSVELVSEDDFNKGNNVTAENLLNGRVAGVSINTSGAPGSGSEIRIRGGASLNASNSPLIVIDGLPVQSNATGGSRSILSSINPDDIESFSVLKDASAAAIYGNRGANGVIIITTKKGKSKLQVNVDTQVSVGSLARKIDVFSAEDFSGFINENFPERTDFLGTANTDWQDEIYRTTFSTQHNASVSGSLFDVLPVRLSAGYADQEGLRKTSEFERTTTSLAINPRLFDNHLKLDFNANLNFEKNRFAPGVEGQAIQYNPTQPVYDASSKYGGFYEYTGGEDGSVLGNIPLNPVAQLLQTRDYSNVRRYYGNFKLDYKLHFLPKVRAVVNLGLDQSNSRGTVLIDPNSATGVNAQQGELIGGRRDYSSEVSNKLFDGYFVYNDSFGDFNSEITTGYSYQKFEQEDYNSFQILDPNALEPDTTTFPDIVLLAYFARGNFNYKNKYFLSASVRRDGTSRFGPEERFSYFPAVSGAWQISDENFLKESKTLSNLKLRVGYGITGQQDITEAFAYFSRYRLGTNNSQYAFGNQPLFLAQPLYRNQGIKWEEITEYNLGLDYGFLDGKISGSLDFFRKESDDLLSQAPIPDGANFSNQGFQNIGKFITQGVEFAVNLNLIENDDFSWNLNYNATYIDREIDRLAFGQDILTGGISGGTGITALLQREGEDAFSYFLYKQLYDNTGKPVEGAYADLNNDNLINNEDKYVAGNGRPDLTMGFLTDLRYKNVDFSFNMRAAFGNEIYNNVNSSRAQYGNVFRTVVNNVPTQILETNFQTTPDVILSDYYLEDGSFLRMDNITLGYTFNKDFIDGNDLRIWTGIQNAFLITDYSGIDPEISNNGIDNTIYPRPRTFLFGINYGF; encoded by the coding sequence ATGAGATCAATTTTAAAGGGACTCTCGTTCCTCTTTTTGTTTGCCTCTTTTACATCGTTTGCGCAGAATACTGTGAGCGGAACGATAACCGAGGCATCTACAAATCAACCCATTCCAGGAGTGAATATCCTGGTACAGAATACCACAAATGGAGTTACTACAGACTTTGACGGAAATTACACCCTAACCGGAATAAACAACGGCGATGTGATTGAATTTTCGTTTGTAGGGTTCAAAACCCAAACCATACCTTTCACGGGACAGCCCAATATTGATGTTAGCCTTGCTGAGGATGCCGCAGAACTGGAAGCTGTGGTAGTGGTAGGTTATGGTACCACAACCAAGAAAGACCTCACTGGCTCGGTAGAGCTTGTAAGCGAGGACGATTTTAATAAAGGAAACAACGTTACCGCAGAAAATCTGTTGAACGGCCGTGTGGCCGGTGTTAGCATAAACACAAGCGGAGCGCCAGGATCAGGGTCTGAGATTAGGATACGTGGGGGTGCTTCTTTAAATGCCTCTAACAGTCCGCTCATTGTGATTGATGGATTACCGGTACAGAGCAACGCCACTGGAGGTTCTCGATCTATTCTTTCTTCAATAAACCCTGATGATATTGAATCTTTTTCGGTTTTAAAAGATGCGTCTGCAGCGGCTATTTACGGTAACCGTGGTGCCAATGGCGTGATCATTATTACTACTAAAAAAGGGAAATCAAAACTTCAGGTAAATGTGGATACGCAAGTTAGCGTAGGTTCATTGGCTAGAAAAATAGATGTTTTCTCTGCAGAGGATTTTAGTGGTTTTATCAATGAAAACTTCCCAGAACGGACCGATTTTCTGGGTACGGCAAACACTGACTGGCAAGACGAAATTTACCGGACTACGTTTTCAACGCAGCACAACGCATCTGTAAGCGGATCGCTCTTCGATGTGCTTCCAGTTCGTTTATCAGCCGGTTATGCAGATCAGGAAGGTCTTAGGAAAACTTCGGAATTTGAAAGGACCACTACCTCCCTCGCCATAAATCCACGCCTTTTTGACAATCACCTCAAGCTGGATTTTAACGCCAACCTCAACTTCGAGAAAAACCGCTTTGCTCCTGGTGTTGAAGGACAGGCGATACAGTATAACCCCACCCAACCCGTTTATGACGCCAGTTCAAAATATGGTGGTTTTTATGAGTACACCGGTGGGGAAGATGGTTCCGTATTAGGAAATATACCGCTTAACCCTGTAGCCCAGCTGTTACAAACGCGTGACTATAGCAATGTACGCAGATACTATGGCAACTTCAAACTTGACTATAAATTGCACTTTTTGCCAAAAGTACGTGCGGTAGTCAACCTGGGACTTGACCAGAGCAATAGCCGTGGTACGGTGTTGATAGATCCCAATAGCGCCACGGGTGTAAACGCCCAGCAGGGAGAACTTATAGGGGGCAGAAGGGATTATAGCAGTGAGGTTTCCAATAAATTATTTGACGGCTATTTTGTTTACAATGATTCTTTTGGGGATTTTAATTCAGAAATCACAACAGGCTATTCTTATCAAAAATTTGAGCAGGAAGATTATAATTCATTTCAGATACTTGATCCCAATGCTTTAGAACCTGATACTACTACTTTTCCAGATATCGTCCTACTGGCTTACTTTGCCCGTGGTAATTTTAACTATAAAAATAAATATTTCCTTAGCGCTTCTGTACGTCGGGACGGTACTTCCCGTTTTGGGCCAGAAGAACGCTTTTCCTACTTTCCCGCAGTAAGTGGCGCATGGCAAATTAGCGATGAAAACTTTTTAAAGGAATCAAAAACCTTAAGCAATCTAAAACTAAGGGTTGGGTACGGTATTACCGGTCAGCAAGATATCACGGAAGCCTTTGCCTATTTTTCCCGCTATAGACTGGGTACTAACAACTCACAGTATGCTTTTGGCAACCAACCTTTATTTCTGGCGCAGCCATTGTATCGCAATCAGGGGATTAAATGGGAGGAAATCACAGAATACAATCTTGGATTGGATTACGGCTTTTTAGACGGAAAAATTTCGGGTTCGTTAGACTTCTTCAGAAAAGAATCTGATGACCTCCTTTCTCAGGCACCTATTCCAGACGGAGCTAACTTCTCCAATCAGGGTTTTCAGAACATCGGAAAATTTATCACGCAGGGTGTAGAATTTGCGGTTAACCTAAATTTAATAGAAAACGATGATTTTAGCTGGAATCTCAATTATAATGCGACTTATATAGACCGTGAAATCGATCGGCTGGCGTTTGGTCAGGATATCCTTACGGGAGGTATTTCGGGCGGTACGGGAATTACCGCACTTTTACAACGTGAAGGAGAAGATGCGTTTTCTTATTTTCTGTACAAGCAACTATATGACAATACGGGCAAACCCGTAGAAGGTGCCTATGCAGACCTGAACAATGACAACCTCATCAATAACGAAGATAAATATGTTGCAGGAAATGGAAGACCAGATCTTACCATGGGTTTCCTAACTGATCTTCGCTATAAAAATGTTGACTTTAGTTTTAATATGCGCGCCGCTTTTGGCAATGAAATTTACAATAACGTAAATTCATCAAGAGCGCAATACGGTAACGTTTTTAGAACGGTTGTGAACAACGTGCCTACCCAAATACTAGAAACTAATTTTCAAACAACCCCAGATGTTATTTTATCAGATTATTATCTTGAGGATGGTAGTTTTTTAAGAATGGATAACATTACCCTGGGCTACACTTTCAACAAGGATTTTATTGATGGCAATGATCTAAGAATATGGACGGGTATTCAAAATGCGTTTCTGATCACAGATTATTCGGGTATTGATCCAGAAATCTCAAATAATGGTATAGATAATACCATCTATCCACGACCCAGAACTTTCTTATTCGGAATTAATTATGGATTTTAA
- a CDS encoding YbaB/EbfC family nucleoid-associated protein codes for MMGDMMGMMGKIKEAQEKAEATKKRLETVYIDEKTNDGLLKTSVSVAGKIKTIDIDDSLLEDKEQLEDYLILTLNKALERAKNNYEGELAAVAKEGMPDIPGLDMFK; via the coding sequence ATGATGGGAGATATGATGGGCATGATGGGAAAAATCAAAGAAGCCCAGGAGAAAGCCGAAGCAACAAAAAAACGACTTGAAACCGTTTATATTGATGAAAAAACAAATGACGGACTTTTAAAAACTTCCGTTAGTGTTGCCGGAAAAATAAAAACGATAGACATTGACGATTCTTTGTTAGAAGATAAAGAGCAATTAGAGGATTACCTGATCCTTACCCTTAACAAAGCACTGGAACGTGCCAAAAATAATTATGAGGGCGAACTTGCAGCAGTTGCAAAAGAAGGCATGCCAGATATCCCGGGACTGGATATGTTCAAATAA
- a CDS encoding alpha-amylase family glycosyl hydrolase: MKYASTIKKLAAVLLTLTTLSCKTELKNTKNMQKTAQKEVIYQVFTRLFGNTNETNKQWGTLAENGVGKFNDFTPKALKEIKDFGATYIWYTGVPHHAVITDYTEYGISNDDADVVKGRAGSPYAVKDYYQVNPDLAEDPANRMEEFEALIKRTHEAGLKLIIDIVPNHVARHYEGKNNPEGVTDFGAEDSTDVVYAKDNSFYYIPGSSFKIPHWQNGYVPLGGTKDSLVNGNFEENPAKWTGNGSRDAQPDQNDWYETIKVNYGVKPNGTTDFDSLPADFKDRDPEAHFEFWKDKEVPGSWKKFRDIALFWTAKGVDGFRYDMAEMVPVEFWSYMNSAIKRKNPDAFLLAEVYNPAMYRDYIHKGKMDYLYDKVELYDTLKYIMQGYGSTDHIAPIIEAQHDIEGHLLHFLENHDEQRIVSPDFAGNAEKGKPAMVVSATITTAPTMVYFGQEFGEPAKEDLGFGDPTRTSIFDYGSVPSVRKWVNNGKFDGGKNSEEELKLRDFYKKLLNFTTNSPALMGDYADLQKYNREHTEWYNDKVYSFVRWSEEEKLIIVTNFDAQDAFGFELQLPQEVIAQWNLADGNYKVTDQLNTEKTGNLKITGGKGQIRIDVNPLESFIFKVGS; this comes from the coding sequence ATGAAATACGCATCAACGATAAAAAAATTAGCAGCCGTCCTGTTAACCCTTACCACGCTTTCGTGTAAAACCGAATTGAAAAACACAAAAAACATGCAGAAAACAGCCCAAAAAGAAGTGATTTATCAGGTTTTTACCCGATTATTCGGTAATACCAATGAAACCAATAAACAATGGGGGACACTTGCCGAAAACGGTGTGGGAAAATTCAATGATTTTACGCCAAAGGCACTCAAGGAAATCAAAGATTTTGGGGCGACCTACATCTGGTATACCGGTGTTCCCCACCATGCGGTAATTACCGATTATACTGAATACGGAATTTCCAATGACGACGCAGATGTGGTTAAAGGCAGGGCGGGAAGTCCATATGCCGTCAAGGATTATTATCAGGTAAATCCTGATCTCGCCGAGGATCCAGCAAACCGCATGGAAGAATTTGAGGCGCTCATTAAACGAACACATGAAGCGGGCCTAAAACTGATTATTGATATTGTTCCCAATCATGTGGCGCGGCATTATGAAGGCAAAAACAATCCAGAAGGTGTGACCGATTTTGGTGCTGAAGATAGTACGGATGTGGTTTATGCAAAAGACAATAGTTTCTATTATATCCCGGGAAGTAGTTTTAAAATTCCCCATTGGCAAAATGGTTATGTTCCGCTGGGCGGAACAAAGGATTCCCTGGTAAATGGGAATTTTGAAGAAAACCCGGCAAAATGGACAGGCAATGGCTCCCGTGATGCACAGCCAGATCAAAATGACTGGTATGAGACCATAAAAGTAAATTATGGCGTAAAGCCTAATGGAACGACCGATTTTGATTCCCTTCCAGCCGATTTTAAAGATCGGGATCCTGAAGCGCATTTTGAGTTTTGGAAGGATAAAGAAGTACCAGGGTCCTGGAAAAAATTCAGGGATATTGCCCTATTCTGGACGGCAAAAGGCGTAGATGGTTTCCGTTACGACATGGCAGAAATGGTACCGGTGGAATTCTGGAGCTATATGAACAGCGCGATAAAAAGGAAGAACCCAGACGCTTTTTTATTGGCTGAGGTTTACAATCCCGCAATGTACCGCGACTATATCCATAAAGGAAAAATGGACTATCTGTACGATAAAGTTGAACTTTACGATACTTTAAAATATATCATGCAGGGCTACGGAAGTACAGATCATATCGCCCCAATTATTGAAGCCCAGCACGATATTGAAGGTCATTTGCTGCATTTTCTGGAAAATCATGACGAGCAGCGTATCGTAAGTCCAGATTTTGCCGGTAACGCCGAAAAAGGCAAGCCAGCAATGGTAGTCTCGGCAACGATAACAACGGCCCCCACAATGGTTTATTTTGGACAGGAATTTGGGGAACCGGCCAAAGAGGATCTTGGTTTTGGCGATCCCACGCGAACCTCAATTTTTGATTATGGATCTGTTCCCAGCGTCAGGAAATGGGTAAACAACGGAAAATTTGACGGTGGAAAAAACAGCGAAGAAGAGCTAAAATTGCGTGATTTTTATAAAAAACTGCTCAATTTCACCACAAATAGTCCTGCTTTAATGGGCGATTATGCCGATTTACAAAAATACAATAGGGAGCATACAGAATGGTACAATGATAAGGTTTACTCCTTTGTGCGCTGGTCTGAAGAGGAAAAACTGATCATTGTGACCAACTTTGACGCGCAGGATGCTTTTGGCTTTGAGCTTCAGCTTCCGCAGGAAGTAATCGCGCAATGGAATCTAGCAGACGGCAATTATAAAGTTACAGATCAACTGAACACAGAAAAAACCGGAAATCTCAAGATTACCGGTGGTAAAGGGCAGATTCGCATAGATGTTAATCCTTTGGAATCTTTTATATTCAAAGTGGGCAGTTAA
- a CDS encoding RagB/SusD family nutrient uptake outer membrane protein, which translates to MRTYKLVLFLMLGLSIFTSCENDLDVTLEDDDELTSDDLFTSPEAYRQALAGVYGNLSFPGILGPDNDPNLAGIDGGTSQYIRGLFNLENLSTDEAIWSYENDPGLRGMQRNTWGSDNPLILGVFARAGYELSLANEFLRQTTPEVLDGRDVSESLRTEIRTYRAEARALRALAYYHFMDLFGKAPFYTENDAVGFVQAEEINRQELFTFIEGELLEIINDLAPALQNEYGRVDQGMARMLLAKIYLNAEVYTGEARYADCLAQCEQIIASGYTLTPNYLNNFMADNNTNGAQNEIIFPIINDGSFAQNYGGTTILIQGEVGNPEANGESLGVNPTGFGGLFRVRSQFSRRFTDNPIFENDSRNTLLTEDRPIAISDVGNTAQGYIIAKYSNRTSDGGFGSDRTFTDTDFPLFRYADVLLMYAEAHLRGGGGNRATALEYINALRTRAFGNSSGNISDGDLTLNFLIDERSRELYWECVRRQDLIRFGLYSGGQYNWSYKGGPQSGTSIPEFRELFPIPDQSLSSNSNLTQNPGY; encoded by the coding sequence ATGCGTACCTATAAATTAGTATTATTTTTAATGTTGGGACTCTCCATTTTCACCAGTTGTGAGAATGATCTTGACGTAACCTTAGAGGACGATGATGAGCTCACCTCAGACGACCTTTTTACATCCCCAGAAGCATATAGACAGGCCCTTGCCGGCGTCTATGGGAATTTGAGCTTCCCTGGTATCCTGGGCCCTGACAATGATCCCAACCTTGCTGGTATTGATGGAGGCACAAGCCAGTATATACGTGGTCTTTTTAACCTGGAAAATTTAAGTACAGACGAAGCGATCTGGAGCTACGAGAACGACCCGGGATTACGTGGCATGCAACGCAATACCTGGGGTTCTGACAATCCTTTGATTCTGGGTGTTTTTGCGCGTGCGGGTTACGAACTTTCCCTTGCTAATGAGTTTTTGCGCCAGACGACACCAGAAGTTTTAGACGGAAGGGATGTTTCAGAAAGTTTGCGTACAGAGATTCGAACATACCGCGCAGAAGCAAGGGCTTTACGGGCCCTGGCCTATTATCACTTTATGGACTTGTTTGGTAAAGCGCCATTCTACACAGAAAATGACGCTGTGGGCTTTGTGCAGGCAGAAGAAATCAACCGCCAGGAACTATTTACGTTCATAGAAGGGGAATTGCTTGAGATCATAAATGACCTTGCACCTGCACTTCAGAATGAATATGGTCGTGTAGATCAGGGAATGGCACGTATGCTGCTCGCAAAAATATATCTCAATGCAGAGGTATACACCGGCGAAGCCAGATATGCAGATTGCCTTGCGCAGTGTGAGCAGATCATAGCCAGTGGCTATACGCTCACCCCTAATTATCTCAATAATTTTATGGCAGATAACAATACGAATGGCGCACAAAATGAGATTATTTTTCCGATAATCAATGACGGTAGTTTTGCTCAAAATTATGGGGGAACCACCATTTTAATTCAAGGCGAAGTAGGAAATCCTGAAGCTAACGGAGAATCACTGGGTGTTAATCCCACGGGTTTTGGTGGATTGTTTAGGGTTAGAAGTCAGTTCTCAAGACGATTTACTGATAATCCAATTTTTGAAAATGATTCGCGCAACACACTACTTACTGAAGATCGTCCTATAGCAATCAGTGATGTGGGAAATACGGCACAGGGATATATTATTGCAAAATATTCCAATAGGACTTCAGATGGAGGTTTTGGTTCAGACAGGACTTTTACAGATACTGATTTTCCCTTGTTCAGGTATGCAGATGTATTGCTTATGTATGCAGAAGCTCATTTAAGGGGTGGCGGTGGAAACCGTGCTACCGCATTGGAATATATCAATGCGCTTAGGACAAGAGCCTTTGGCAACAGTTCTGGAAATATTTCAGATGGGGATTTGACACTCAATTTTCTTATTGACGAGCGATCGCGCGAACTTTACTGGGAATGTGTACGTCGTCAGGATCTAATCCGTTTTGGACTTTATTCGGGCGGTCAGTACAACTGGTCTTATAAAGGAGGGCCACAATCTGGAACTTCCATCCCAGAATTTAGGGAATTGTTCCCCATACCAGATCAAAGCCTTTCTTCAAATTCAAACCTGACTCAAAACCCAGGTTATTAA
- a CDS encoding LacI family DNA-binding transcriptional regulator — MKRKITLKDIAKELSVSISTVSKSLKDSSEIGEDTREKVKAFAALYNYKPNNIAISLKNRRTKNIALIIPEIVNDFFGEVIGGVEEAANEKGYNVIVCLSNESFDKEVVNIDTLAHGGQVDGFIISLSKETMLRQDYNHLIEVENQGMPLVMVDRVTEQVLCDKVIVDDARGSYNAVSHLIEQGRKKIALITTVDYISVGHLRTQGYIKALGDHGLEINEDLIVRVDDIAKCEAQIAAMIKKNEIDGVFAVNELFAVIAMQAVHQLGKNVPKDVALIGFSDGKLLKHSTPAISTVSQHGREMGRIAVKMLIKRLLSDKEEESFSTRVIKTSIIKRKSTE; from the coding sequence ATGAAAAGAAAAATAACCTTAAAAGATATTGCGAAAGAGCTGAGCGTATCTATTTCAACCGTTTCAAAATCCCTTAAAGATAGTTCGGAAATAGGGGAAGATACCCGTGAGAAGGTGAAGGCATTTGCTGCACTTTACAATTACAAACCCAATAATATAGCGATAAGCCTTAAAAATCGGCGTACCAAGAACATTGCGCTTATCATCCCCGAGATCGTAAACGATTTTTTTGGTGAAGTAATAGGCGGGGTGGAAGAAGCGGCTAATGAGAAAGGCTACAATGTTATCGTTTGCCTTTCCAATGAATCTTTTGATAAAGAGGTTGTCAATATAGATACCCTGGCGCATGGTGGTCAGGTAGACGGATTTATCATTTCACTTTCCAAAGAAACCATGTTGCGCCAGGATTATAACCATCTCATTGAGGTTGAAAATCAAGGTATGCCACTGGTAATGGTAGATCGTGTGACAGAGCAGGTTCTTTGCGATAAGGTAATTGTTGACGATGCACGTGGCAGTTATAACGCGGTAAGCCATCTTATAGAACAAGGTCGAAAAAAGATTGCATTGATAACCACGGTAGACTATATAAGCGTGGGGCACCTGCGTACTCAGGGCTATATTAAAGCCCTGGGCGATCATGGACTGGAAATAAATGAGGATCTAATTGTACGCGTAGATGATATTGCAAAATGTGAGGCGCAGATCGCCGCGATGATAAAGAAGAACGAAATAGATGGTGTTTTTGCCGTAAACGAACTTTTTGCGGTTATTGCTATGCAAGCTGTACATCAGCTGGGCAAAAATGTGCCTAAAGATGTTGCCCTGATCGGTTTTTCTGATGGTAAATTGCTAAAGCATTCCACACCGGCGATAAGTACGGTAAGTCAGCACGGCAGGGAAATGGGTCGTATTGCCGTAAAAATGCTCATAAAACGCCTGCTTTCTGATAAAGAGGAAGAAAGTTTTAGCACCAGGGTAATTAAAACCTCCATCATAAAAAGAAAATCTACGGAATAG
- a CDS encoding glycoside hydrolase family 13 protein, whose translation MTHAQLKRVEPPFWWSGMHMEELQILLYGDSISDYEVSSDVLEITEVKSTENPNYLFVTIKAKDVKPGEYSFRFKKGGNTGFIQQYVIKKRRENSALRNGFNSSDMIYLLMPDRFANGNPSTDSVPPMTEKASRKQPGGRHGGDIKGIIDHLDYLQDLGVTTLWSTPLNEDNDANHSYHGYAQSDVYNIDPRYGTNEEYRELASELHKKDMKLIMDYVTNHWGIEHWMMKDLPMHDWIHQFPEGFKNTNYRMTTQFDTHTSIIDKEINEKGWFVKSMPDLNQSNPLMLNYLIQNAIWWIEYADLDGLRVDTYSYNEKEGIAKWTKAIMDEYPNLNIVGEIWMHEPAHIAYWQKDSKIGAIQNFNSHLPTVMDFPLHDVMERLFGERQDWDTGMIRAYNVLASDFLYPDTNNLLVFTENHDTQRTNTKLKGSLANYKLATTLLATTRGIPQLYYGTEIGMQGDKDKGDGDIRRDFPGGWEGDTNNAFTQSGRTKKQEEYHAFTKKLFNWRKNAKAVHTGCLLHYVPEENVYIYFRILEERRIMVVLNNNTNDQVLRLDRFSEGLNGKSSGVDILSGIEVNLKDKLKVTAKTPMVIELD comes from the coding sequence ATGACGCATGCGCAATTAAAACGTGTTGAACCGCCATTCTGGTGGTCTGGTATGCATATGGAAGAACTACAGATCCTTCTATACGGCGATTCGATTTCTGATTATGAAGTCAGCAGTGACGTTCTGGAGATTACAGAGGTTAAAAGTACCGAAAATCCCAATTATCTTTTTGTTACCATAAAGGCAAAAGATGTAAAGCCAGGGGAGTATAGCTTCCGTTTTAAGAAAGGCGGCAATACAGGCTTTATTCAGCAATATGTAATAAAAAAGCGAAGGGAGAATTCCGCTTTGCGGAATGGATTCAATAGCAGCGATATGATCTATCTGCTTATGCCAGACCGTTTTGCCAATGGAAATCCGTCTACTGATTCTGTTCCCCCCATGACCGAAAAGGCATCCCGAAAACAGCCCGGCGGCCGGCATGGCGGTGATATAAAAGGGATTATAGATCATCTGGATTACCTGCAGGACCTGGGTGTTACCACCTTATGGAGCACTCCACTCAACGAAGATAATGATGCCAACCATTCTTATCACGGCTATGCGCAAAGCGATGTTTATAATATTGACCCCCGTTATGGTACGAATGAGGAGTATAGGGAACTCGCTTCAGAACTGCATAAAAAAGACATGAAACTGATTATGGATTATGTGACCAATCATTGGGGAATAGAACACTGGATGATGAAAGATTTGCCCATGCACGACTGGATTCATCAATTTCCAGAGGGTTTTAAAAATACAAATTATAGGATGACGACGCAGTTTGATACGCATACCTCCATTATTGATAAGGAGATCAATGAGAAAGGCTGGTTTGTCAAATCCATGCCAGATCTTAACCAGAGCAACCCGTTAATGCTTAATTATCTTATTCAAAATGCCATCTGGTGGATAGAATATGCAGATCTTGATGGGCTGCGGGTAGATACCTATTCCTATAATGAAAAGGAAGGCATAGCCAAATGGACCAAAGCAATTATGGATGAATATCCAAACCTCAATATCGTAGGTGAAATATGGATGCACGAGCCGGCACATATTGCATACTGGCAAAAGGACAGCAAAATAGGAGCTATACAAAATTTCAACTCGCATTTGCCCACGGTGATGGATTTTCCGCTACATGATGTGATGGAGCGGCTTTTTGGAGAGCGACAGGACTGGGATACCGGCATGATACGCGCATATAATGTGCTGGCAAGCGATTTTCTTTACCCAGACACCAATAATTTACTCGTTTTTACCGAAAATCACGATACCCAGCGTACCAATACCAAATTGAAGGGAAGCCTGGCAAATTACAAACTTGCCACAACACTACTTGCCACAACACGGGGGATTCCGCAGTTATACTACGGTACAGAGATTGGTATGCAAGGAGATAAGGACAAAGGCGATGGCGATATACGCCGCGATTTTCCAGGGGGTTGGGAAGGTGATACAAACAATGCCTTCACGCAATCTGGCCGCACTAAAAAACAGGAAGAATATCATGCGTTCACTAAAAAACTATTCAACTGGAGAAAAAATGCAAAAGCGGTACATACGGGATGTTTGTTGCACTATGTGCCAGAAGAAAATGTATATATTTATTTTAGGATCCTTGAAGAACGGCGTATAATGGTCGTGCTGAACAACAATACAAACGATCAGGTCCTAAGGCTGGATCGATTTTCGGAAGGGTTAAATGGGAAATCTTCCGGAGTGGATATTCTCTCGGGAATTGAGGTAAATTTGAAAGATAAACTGAAAGTAACTGCCAAGACCCCAATGGTCATTGAACTGGATTAA